From the genome of Apodemus sylvaticus chromosome 3, mApoSyl1.1, whole genome shotgun sequence, one region includes:
- the LOC127680605 gene encoding ephrin type-A receptor 7-like: MVVQTRYPSWIILCYIWLLGFAHTGEAQAAKEVLLLDSKAQQTELEWISSPPSGWEEISGLDENYTPIRTYQVCQVMEPNQNNWLRTNWISKGNAQRIFVELKFTLRDCNSLPGVLGTCKETFNLYYYETDYDTGRNIRENLYVKIDTIAADESFTQGDLGERKMKLNTEVREIGPLSKKGFYLAFQDVGACIALVSVKVYYKKCWSIIENLAVFPDTVTGSEFSSLVEVRGTCVSSAEEEAENSPRMHCSAEGEWLVPIGKCICKAGYQQKGDTCERK, encoded by the exons ATGGTTGTTCAAACTCGGTACCCTTCGTGGATTATTTTGTGTTACATCTGGCTGCTTGGCTTTGCACATACAGGGGAGGCGCAGGCTGCGAAGGAAG TACTATTACTGGACTCGAAAGCACAACAAACAGAATTGGAATGGATTTCCTCTCCACCCAGTGGG TGGGAAGAAAttagtggtttggatgagaacTACACTCCGATAAGAACATACCAGGTGTGCCAGGTGATGGAGCCCAACCAGAACAACTGGCTGCGGACTAACTGGATTTCTAAAGGCAACGCACAAAGGATTTTTGTAGAATTGAAATTCACCTTGAGGGATTGTAATAGTCTTCCCGGAGTACTGGGAACTTGCAAGGAAACCTTTAATTTGTACTATTATGAAACAGACTACGACACCGGCAGGAATATACGAGAAAACCTTTATGTTAAAATAGACACCATTGCTGCAGATGAAAGTTTTACACAAGGTGACCTTGGTGAAAGAAAGATGAAGCTGAACACTGAGGTGAGAGAGATTGGACCTTTGTCCAAAAAGGGATTCTATCTTGCCTTTCAGGATGTAGGGGCTTGCATAGCATTGGTTTCTGTCAAAGTATACTACAAGAAGTGCTGGTCCATTATTGAGAACTTAGCTGTCTTTCCAGATACAGTGACTGGTTCAGAATTTTCCTCCTTAGTTGAGGTTCGTGGGACATGTGTCAGCAGTGCCGAGGAAGAGGCAGAAAACTCACCCAGGATGCACTGCAGTGCAGAAGGAGAGTGGTTAGTACCCATTGGAAAATGTATCTGCAAAGCAGGCTATCAGCAAAAAGGGGACACTTGTGAACGTAAGTAA